The proteins below come from a single Nostoc sp. KVJ3 genomic window:
- a CDS encoding type I secretion system permease/ATPase gives MASRENSKTDSQVTSELTILDNESLRLKVLASLSWNQPPLCWLTPEQQSQLENECQTRQYRLGEKIWSNDVGGSQFLIVAGKVRLREDSRYKSASSQEGVGKSLAALDVGDWFGDLQKLSADFKAVAASKEVVVVYWDTALWLEFSNPQIQEFWQVLPVDIESEKESFSFSSTPSLSPTLDGTSSPHSLQPQRGLPSANLIISNYPFVASWNTAAACLTMVAQQLENSVQLDWVQRQIRGQRPKQVVEAAEKLGLVLRRLQVNWSELRQLSFPALLLWNSDSPQSPSWVVAYGVKGDRLIIANPLNPDRICESLPQSVVDASWDGQLWQAELIAQQEKFNLSWFTPAVWKYKGLLTEVLLASFTLQLLGLTTPLITQVVIDKVMVQGSLPTLDVMAIALLCVAIFESILGILRLFIFTHTARRLDLSLSAQLFRHLMRLPLAYFEARRVGDTVARVQELEQIRQFLTGTALTVILDSIFAVVYLALMFYYNIPLTFVALAVLPLFATLTIVATPILRNWLNETFNRSADSQSFLVETITGIHSVKAHAAEPVARDRWEGLFARFIRTGFKASTTSNISSNLGDFLTNFSTMLILWFGAKLVIEQKLTIGQLVAFQMLSGRVTGPLLRLVQLWQNLQQVLLSVDRIGDILNVSPEAELGTGLVLPPLKGQVTFEQVFFRYRPNFEAILRGISFSVEPGQFVGIVGRSGSGKSTLSKLLQRLYQIESGRILIDGFDIKSADLASLRQQVSVVLQEDFLFNGSILENITLGTPDITAEQVVEAARLAVAHDFISQLPYGYETNVGERGTALSGGQRQRIALARLFLSQAPILVLDEATSALDSETEQQVLQNLQKVSVNRTVFLIAHRFAPLKRADLILVLEQGVIAERGTHSQLLQQKGLYWSLYQRQQANI, from the coding sequence ATGGCTAGCAGAGAAAATTCAAAAACTGACAGTCAAGTTACAAGTGAGTTAACAATTCTGGATAATGAATCTTTACGATTAAAAGTACTAGCTTCTTTGTCTTGGAATCAGCCGCCGCTATGCTGGCTGACTCCCGAACAACAATCCCAATTGGAAAATGAATGCCAAACTCGTCAGTATCGTTTGGGAGAAAAAATTTGGTCAAATGATGTTGGCGGTTCCCAATTCTTAATTGTGGCTGGAAAAGTTCGCTTGCGAGAAGACAGTCGCTACAAGTCGGCGTCGTCTCAAGAGGGTGTTGGCAAATCTTTAGCAGCCCTAGATGTGGGGGATTGGTTTGGTGATTTACAAAAGCTGTCTGCGGATTTTAAAGCTGTAGCAGCTAGTAAAGAAGTAGTAGTAGTGTATTGGGATACAGCCCTGTGGCTAGAGTTTTCTAACCCACAAATTCAAGAGTTCTGGCAAGTGTTACCAGTAGATATTGAGTCCGAGAAGGAAAGCTTTTCCTTCTCTTCCACTCCTTCACTATCGCCAACTTTGGATGGGACTTCCAGCCCCCACAGCCTCCAACCCCAAAGAGGACTCCCATCGGCCAATCTCATCATCTCAAATTATCCCTTTGTTGCTAGCTGGAACACTGCTGCTGCATGTTTAACAATGGTGGCACAACAGCTAGAAAATTCTGTGCAACTAGATTGGGTGCAGCGCCAAATCAGAGGACAACGCCCAAAACAGGTTGTAGAAGCGGCAGAAAAATTAGGGTTAGTGTTGCGACGGTTACAAGTAAATTGGAGTGAGTTGCGACAGCTGTCATTTCCAGCTTTACTACTGTGGAATTCTGACTCACCCCAGAGTCCATCTTGGGTGGTAGCTTATGGAGTTAAAGGCGATCGCTTAATTATTGCTAACCCTCTAAATCCCGATCGCATTTGTGAAAGCTTACCGCAGTCAGTAGTTGATGCATCTTGGGATGGGCAATTGTGGCAAGCAGAACTCATAGCGCAGCAAGAAAAATTTAACCTCAGTTGGTTTACTCCAGCAGTTTGGAAATATAAAGGATTACTAACAGAAGTATTGTTAGCATCTTTTACCTTACAGCTTTTGGGGTTAACCACACCGCTAATTACCCAAGTCGTCATTGATAAAGTGATGGTGCAGGGGAGTTTGCCGACTCTTGATGTAATGGCGATCGCACTTTTATGCGTAGCTATATTTGAGTCTATATTGGGCATCCTGCGCTTATTTATCTTTACCCATACCGCTCGTCGTCTGGATTTAAGTTTATCAGCCCAGCTATTTCGCCATCTGATGCGTTTGCCTTTAGCTTATTTTGAGGCGCGGCGCGTCGGAGACACAGTAGCACGAGTCCAGGAACTCGAACAAATTCGCCAGTTTCTCACAGGTACAGCATTAACTGTGATTCTGGATAGCATCTTTGCTGTGGTCTACCTAGCATTGATGTTTTACTATAATATCCCACTCACCTTTGTCGCCTTAGCAGTACTGCCACTGTTTGCAACTTTGACGATAGTTGCAACCCCAATTCTGCGTAACTGGCTGAACGAAACCTTTAACCGGAGTGCCGATAGTCAGTCGTTTCTAGTAGAGACAATTACCGGGATTCATTCAGTTAAAGCCCATGCAGCCGAACCAGTCGCCCGCGATCGCTGGGAAGGCTTATTTGCTCGCTTCATTCGCACAGGTTTTAAAGCCTCCACCACCTCCAATATCAGCAGCAACCTTGGTGACTTTCTCACCAATTTTTCCACCATGCTGATTCTCTGGTTTGGAGCCAAGTTAGTCATTGAGCAAAAGCTGACAATTGGACAGCTAGTTGCCTTTCAAATGCTTTCTGGTAGAGTCACAGGGCCGCTTTTGCGCTTAGTACAGTTGTGGCAAAACCTCCAACAAGTATTACTCTCTGTAGATCGCATTGGTGATATTCTCAACGTCTCTCCAGAAGCAGAACTAGGAACCGGTCTAGTTTTGCCGCCCCTAAAAGGACAAGTCACCTTCGAGCAAGTATTTTTCCGCTACCGCCCGAACTTTGAAGCAATTTTGCGGGGAATCTCTTTCAGTGTCGAACCAGGGCAATTTGTTGGCATTGTCGGACGCAGTGGTTCGGGAAAAAGTACCCTATCTAAGCTATTGCAACGCCTCTATCAAATTGAATCAGGACGCATCCTCATTGATGGTTTTGATATTAAAAGTGCCGATTTAGCCTCACTGCGGCAACAAGTTAGTGTAGTTCTCCAAGAAGACTTTTTATTCAACGGTTCCATTTTGGAAAATATCACTCTTGGCACTCCCGACATTACCGCAGAGCAAGTGGTAGAGGCAGCAAGATTAGCAGTCGCCCACGACTTCATTAGTCAATTACCCTACGGTTATGAAACCAATGTGGGTGAACGCGGTACAGCTTTATCTGGTGGACAAAGACAACGTATTGCCCTAGCAAGACTATTTCTTTCTCAAGCACCGATTTTAGTTTTGGATGAAGCTACCAGCGCTTTGGATAGTGAAACTGAACAACAAGTACTGCAAAATCTGCAAAAAGTTTCCGTTAACCGTACTGTGTTCCTGATTGCTCACCGTTTTGCTCCCCTCAAACGGGCTGATTTGATTTTGGTATTAGAGCAAGGTGTGATTGCTGAACGTGGTACTCACTCCCAGTTGTTGCAACAAAAGGGTTTGTATTGGTCATTATATCAACGCCAGCAAGCAAACATTTAG
- a CDS encoding RecQ family ATP-dependent DNA helicase — protein MNQPTTKSWQEVRAAFKKIWGYEDFRPPQGEIVSSLLAQKDALIIMPTGGGKSICFQLPALLQTGLTLVVSPLVALMENQVQELRESHQKAALLHSELPSSQRRATLQALEHQQLRLLYLSPETLLSPPVWERLCQPKLQINGLILDEAHCLVQWGDTFRPAYRRLGAVRPALLKSKPPGTKISIAAFTATADPSAQKIIQTVLQLQQPEIFRLNPYRSNLHPSVRIAWTPRGRKQQLLKFIQNRPQQSGLVYVRTRRDSEDLAQWLAEIGYATASYHAGLGATERRAVEASWLSGKMPFVVCTCAFGMGINKSDVRWVAHFHAPHLLSEYVQEIGRAGRDGKPAEALTLVSEPTGWLDPEDKQRQEFFHEQMRSQQQIAQQLVKKLPKQGEVNAVTRQFPEGATALALLHSSGQLNWLDPFHYTIGQKAGNQPPTQLHAAKQMHQYLTTKQCRWQFLLNAFGFDKEAANWRCGHCDNCR, from the coding sequence ATGAATCAGCCTACAACAAAATCTTGGCAAGAAGTTCGCGCAGCTTTTAAAAAAATTTGGGGTTATGAAGATTTCCGCCCACCACAGGGAGAAATCGTCAGTAGTTTATTGGCACAAAAAGATGCGCTGATTATTATGCCCACAGGTGGCGGAAAATCGATTTGTTTTCAACTTCCTGCATTGCTACAAACAGGATTAACTTTGGTAGTTTCGCCCTTGGTGGCGCTAATGGAAAATCAAGTACAGGAACTACGAGAAAGCCACCAAAAAGCGGCACTTTTGCATAGTGAATTACCTTCATCTCAACGCCGTGCAACTCTGCAAGCTTTGGAACATCAACAGCTAAGATTACTTTATTTATCACCAGAAACTTTGCTGAGTCCGCCTGTGTGGGAAAGATTATGTCAGCCAAAATTGCAAATTAATGGCTTAATTTTAGATGAAGCTCATTGTTTAGTGCAGTGGGGTGATACTTTTCGCCCAGCTTATCGCAGATTAGGGGCAGTACGTCCGGCATTGCTAAAATCAAAACCACCAGGAACAAAAATTAGCATCGCCGCTTTTACTGCAACTGCTGACCCCTCAGCCCAAAAAATTATTCAAACAGTTTTACAATTACAACAACCAGAGATTTTCCGTTTAAATCCCTACCGTTCTAATTTGCATCCCAGCGTTCGCATCGCTTGGACACCACGAGGTAGGAAACAACAATTATTAAAGTTTATTCAAAATAGACCGCAACAATCGGGATTAGTTTATGTTCGCACTCGGAGAGATAGCGAAGATTTAGCCCAATGGTTAGCAGAGATAGGTTATGCTACAGCTAGTTATCATGCAGGATTGGGTGCAACAGAACGCCGGGCAGTAGAAGCAAGCTGGTTAAGTGGTAAAATGCCTTTTGTGGTTTGTACCTGTGCCTTTGGGATGGGAATTAATAAATCAGATGTTCGTTGGGTAGCCCACTTTCACGCGCCACATCTGCTATCTGAATATGTGCAAGAAATTGGCCGCGCTGGAAGGGATGGGAAACCAGCAGAAGCGTTAACATTGGTAAGTGAACCTACGGGGTGGTTAGATCCAGAGGATAAGCAAAGACAGGAGTTTTTTCACGAACAAATGCGATCGCAACAACAAATAGCGCAGCAACTTGTGAAAAAATTACCAAAGCAGGGAGAAGTGAATGCTGTAACCCGACAATTTCCTGAAGGTGCTACGGCACTGGCTTTACTCCACAGCAGTGGTCAGCTAAACTGGCTTGACCCTTTTCATTACACCATTGGGCAAAAAGCCGGAAATCAGCCACCGACGCAATTACACGCCGCCAAACAAATGCATCAATACCTGACTACAAAACAGTGTCGTTGGCAATTTTTGTTAAATGCCTTTGGTTTTGACAAAGAAGCTGCTAACTGGCGTTGTGGACATTGCGACAATTGTCGTTAA
- a CDS encoding GNAT family N-acetyltransferase, with amino-acid sequence MNEDLKHKFYISTDKSKLDIQIIHDFLQTSYWAENIPLATVKKSINNSLCFGLYEGNQQVGFARVITDYATSALLKDVFILEPHRGQGLGKWFVEYILEYPELQDVQRWMLGTKDAHGLYRRYGFKNLTEPEKIMMRLNPNTNQA; translated from the coding sequence ATGAACGAAGATTTAAAACATAAATTTTATATCAGCACCGATAAATCTAAATTAGATATTCAAATTATCCATGATTTTTTACAAACTTCCTATTGGGCTGAAAACATCCCATTAGCCACTGTGAAAAAGTCAATAAACAATTCTTTATGTTTTGGACTTTATGAAGGTAATCAACAAGTCGGCTTTGCGAGAGTCATTACTGATTACGCAACTTCTGCGTTATTAAAAGATGTTTTTATTCTAGAGCCTCATCGAGGACAGGGTTTAGGAAAATGGTTTGTAGAATATATTTTGGAATATCCAGAACTGCAAGACGTGCAAAGGTGGATGTTAGGCACAAAAGATGCTCATGGACTTTATCGCCGTTATGGTTTTAAAAATTTGACAGAGCCGGAAAAAATCATGATGCGTTTAAATCCTAATACTAATCAAGCATAA
- a CDS encoding ester cyclase encodes MSSEKTTGLPLWVQDRDIVIAHDEEVQWREGKRPDYSYTNEFLHQESKFQHPEGSLEAIAQNLVRNFEMEASNKSNPQQWLSIVTDKFKMSTNGGQKFTAQDVAVQGTYNLFLGESEQYSSETETFESSFQVFHTAFPNGFLWELTEVLSGPPNVTFKWRHWGTFNGSYKDYAPTGETVEIVGVSIARVTDDLKIESLEHYFDNNVFLQKLTAGGCPFHSQNQ; translated from the coding sequence ATGAGTAGCGAGAAAACAACAGGATTGCCACTCTGGGTACAAGATAGAGATATAGTGATTGCTCATGATGAAGAAGTACAGTGGCGAGAAGGAAAACGCCCGGATTATTCTTACACCAATGAATTTCTTCATCAGGAGAGTAAATTTCAGCATCCTGAAGGTTCTTTAGAAGCGATCGCCCAAAATTTAGTCCGAAATTTTGAGATGGAAGCTTCTAATAAATCTAATCCTCAACAGTGGCTTTCGATTGTTACTGATAAGTTCAAAATGAGTACCAATGGAGGACAAAAATTCACTGCTCAGGATGTCGCAGTCCAAGGTACTTATAATCTCTTTCTGGGTGAAAGTGAGCAGTATAGTTCTGAAACAGAAACCTTTGAATCTTCATTTCAAGTTTTCCATACAGCCTTTCCTAATGGCTTCCTTTGGGAATTAACAGAAGTTCTTTCGGGGCCGCCTAATGTTACCTTTAAGTGGCGACATTGGGGAACATTTAATGGTTCCTATAAAGACTATGCACCCACAGGAGAAACAGTAGAAATCGTAGGAGTTAGTATTGCTCGCGTGACTGATGATTTGAAGATTGAGTCTTTAGAGCATTATTTTGATAATAATGTCTTTCTTCAGAAATTAACAGCAGGTGGTTGTCCTTTCCATTCCCAAAATCAGTAG